The nucleotide window ggtgtttatacttgtgtactattgtttgtacagatgaaacaacaaaaaaaaacttctgactggtagtttatatattttatttttaactttgcattgttggaaaaggacccgtaagtcagcatttcactttttgtctacatctgttgttacaaagcatttcatttgatttgaagttACAGTTTTAAATCTTCTTGAAAATCTATagaaagacttgaaaatggctgtctagccatgatccccaacacctTGATCAAGCTTGAAGAATTTGTtcaagaataatgggcaaatattgcacaactCACAGATGTAAttagctgccaaaggtgtttgAACATATATTGACTCAGGGGGGTGAATACTCATCAAATTAaggtatattagtgttttatttttcattaatCTAAGAGAAATGTTCAAACTTTtcctccactttgacattacataaTATTTTGTGTTGATCATTGTccaaaaattacaattaaatccactttaatcggcttggttgggttgtgtttcgaaggatgcacggctctcaaccttcgcctctcctgagtccatatgggagttgcagcgatgagacaagactgtaactaccaattggatactgtgaaattggggagaaaaggggtacaaaaatatatttatgtatttttttaaatactatGGATTTCAGCACCCAAAGAACAGTACTTAATTACACGGGACAATGTGTGGAGTTGAGTTTGTACTTGGCTAAAGAGACGTTGGTCTCAAGGGGACTCTgctaaaataaaggtcaaataaatatcATGGTCCTGTAATATTATATGCGCTGAATTGTCATGATGGTTATTATGACGGAGGGTTCCAAATGGTAATGGCATCTGTTTGTGATTGGTTTATCAAACCACATGATGCATGGTTCAATAAGGGGTGGAGGACAGCAATTGCACTTCACAAGACAATGATGGCATTCTAGTTTAGTGATAATCCATCAGACATCTATACAGTAATAATTTACCATGTCATGACAGAGCCCAAATCAACAAAAAGGAAAATAGTCTGATAACAGCAGATAATGAAGTGTCACGTATACAGATATATAATAGCTGTAATGTGACACAGTTGAGTAGTGTCTAATTCAAAACGTCTTCAGATGTACTTCAGAAACACATAACATTCCACATAGGAAATACTATTATATTtgatctttctctctttgtctccctctttctccatttgTAAGTCATAACCCTATGCTGCATCTTCAAATGCCGTATCCCCAGGACGAAGAAGGAGATTGAGGCGCGACATGCTCAGAGAGTAGCAGCTAAGGACTACGCCAACACACTGGAGACAGTGCCTCCTCTCAACGAGCTCACAGAGATCCCAGGAGGTAAGTAGGCTAAAGCTCCTCTCAGAATCCCCTCAAGAATACTATGGTGCACATTATAGAAAATACCTTCTGTCCATGACAAAAGTCCCAAGGAGTTAGTTGTGGTGTACATTTTAGGACATCACTACTACTCTCTACGACAAAGTCCCTAGGAAGCAGGTGCGGTGTACATTTTAGCACATCCCTTCTCCTTGTGACAAATGTCCCTTCTCTCTTGAACTACATTATAACTTTACGAATGGTAAAAAAGTCACACACCCATCTCTCCTTGGTGAAATAAATCCACAGCAAGGAGAAAATTAAGTGTGAGTTCTGGATGCTATGAAATACCACCTGCTAGGCCTGTTTATACTGTAGGAGAATCATAGCTGTTTGACTTGGCACACTAACGAGACCGGGCCCCTGACATCTTTTGTATTAATTAATTTGATGTTTCTCTCAGATTTCATCATATTATGCTAATGGTCATCACTTCCAATCATTCGAAGCTAAGATATGTTCTCTCTCATTTCCGACGGATAACAAGCAGCACGAAATCTCACACCTCTGTCTGAATCTCTCTGGATGCAAATGGTGTTTTGAATGAGTTTAATGTCCCATATTGTCCCTGTCCTATCTGACTGAAAATGTAGATGGAGTCAACATAGACATATAGTCTTGGAGATACAAACACACTCTGGATTAATTAATACAGAATATTCAAAGTTTCATTGACTTTGCATTAAAGCTTTTTCCTCTTCTATGTCAGAGTCTGTCTCCTTTGCAACTGTTCTAACTTTCATGCCTTCCCTTTGGCTTCTTCCTCCCGCAATCCTTCATCTTCCAACCCTATCCCTTCCATTTGACCTGTACCCTTCCTCTCCAAACCctgtctttcctcctctcttccttgtgttcctctctctcttcactatcctctttctcttcatcctccctcttttcatcctcatcctccctgtcctcctcttcctactCTCTATTCTCACACTTGTCTTCcactctatcctccctctcttcctccccctcatccttctccatctcttcctcttcatcctgTCCCTCCAGCGCTCCTGGTCACTGCATCCCTCCCGACGGTCTCTGAGCAGGTCCAGACTAGAAGCGCCAGCAGCAGCCAGCTGGTGAGAGAGGAGCTGGTGCTCACTGGTCCCCTCACTCAGCCAGAGACTGGACgactttcctctctccttctcctccccatcactcagCCTGAGACTGGATTACGTCCATCCCTCCGTTTCCTACTtcttattataataataataatatatgccatttagcagacgcttttatccaaagcgacttacagtcatgtgtgcatacattctacgtatgggtggtcccggggatcgaacccactaccctggcgttacaagcggcatgctctaccaactgagctacagaaggaccgtatTGTTTCCTCTCTCCACATTCCTATTTATGTTCTGACAAAATGGGAAATCCACTAGAGGGAATATTGGAGCATGAAGCTCAGCATTCAGTAATTCACAAAAAAGGAATGAATAGCTGAATAGAATAGTTCATTGAGTAACTCAGCGTTAGTCATTACTTCCCAGAAAGAATGACTTGGAGATTGTTGAGAATATTGCTGGCTGAAGAGTTACAATTGTAGGTGTTAAGTACTTGAAATGGGTTTTCACTATTTCCTCATCTGCTCTTTGTTGATAAACTCATCCTTGTCGATCAcacatttctttattttttttattttaccattatttaactaggcacgtcagttaaaaacaaattattattttcaatgacggcctaggaacagtgggttaactgcctgttcaggggcagaaccttgtcagctcggggggttgaacgctctaaccactaggctaccctgtacattgattgtacattttttttttcacctttatttaaccaggtaggctagttgagaacaagttctcatttgcaactgcgacctgcaACTGCAAGTTCAGTATCTGGTAGCCAACTGTGGATAATGAGAAAATGTAGATTCATCTTTAAGGCTTCTGTCAGTGATGTTGCATGTCTATTCCTTGTCATTCTTTGTttttcccttctcttcctctgactCAATCTGTAAACTTGGCTTTGAATAAATATAGCTTCCCTTTTATGCAAGCTTATACAGTAACACCCGTGAtaaccaaccctggtcctggagagctacaaGGTACTTAGGCCTTTTCTCAACCTAGAACCAACAATGTCTTAATTGTTAGTGGAATTGCGCGTTTTAGTGTCGAAAAACATGCCTGCACACTGTGTGTAGATCATCCAGGTCTAAGGTTGGTAGCCACTGACAAACTGTACTTGTTGTGTTATCTTGTCTTGTTTCTGCATAGGCCTTCTTTTCCCTCGAAGTATCACACAGGTATATATGGGTCTAAAATACATATGTGTATCAGTACTATACCACAatattggtattattatttttacaataacatgaacaaaagtatgcTTTTTGGGGACTGACTGTATTTGGATTGCTACCATAATGAAGTGTCAGTCAGAGACAAGCGTAATCCATGAGAGAAATCATAATCTACAGCTGTATATTATAATGCAGCATAAGGGGATACTGGATCTAATATGCAGTCATTTACGCAGCAAAACCTcgacagacaggcaaacagacagacagagagtggcaATTATAAATGGAAAGGATTAACAGATATGGTTTATAATCGTGGAGACCCATGAACCCCACACAACTCTCTGTTTACCCCAGGATTCATCCAAGCCTAACCTTTAAGAATCCATTCTGAAGAATGAAGAATCCATTCAAGAATCCATTTAAGAATCCATTCAATTTCCTAAATTGGAATCGGCCCCTACAGCAAAGAGGCTGTGGTAATACTGACCTCCCTTCCTTCTCAAAAGTTTTACTGCACACTTTACCTGCATGACCTAAATCAGTTGGGAACATTGGCAATTGGACCTACACTCTTAGATAGCACCTTCATTTCTAGAACCTAAAAGTGTTGTTTggctgtcccaataggagaaccctttgaaataCCTTTGTTGGTTcctggtagaacccttttggttccaagaATAACCGTTTTGGGTCCCActtagaaccctttccacagagggttccaCATGGAACCCCAAATGGTTCTACCtagaacaaaaaaataaaatcttCCAACACATTGTACCAAACTCAAAAATCAAGTAAAATAACAGGAACATAACATCACTTAATGCGCCCAACTGAATAAAAAAGGCCTGAGGCTGAGCCATGCTACTGGCTTCCACTCACAGACACAGCACCCGCACGGATAATGCTACCAGCAACAACAACCACACAGCTTACACAACCTATGGCAGCCTAATGCCATCACTATCACCATGTAGGAGAGCAGACTTTTTGTAAAACACATAGGGTCGAtagaaagacagcagtcacacacagcatgaaGTTGAAAGATAAGTAGCCCATTCACTCAGACATAATAAGCCAGTAGGTCCCAATCACAtaagaaaacaaaaacacaaccattagACTAAGCATTTCCCAATTGAAATGTGAAATTATTACTTCCATTTGCAAACATATTTTTCACATTCAGCACATAAAGTAGCCTAACCGGTGATCTAAAGTTTAAGTGGAACCATGTTCAAAACACAATCTATTTCCTAAGAGATAGGTTCCAACAGCAATCAAGCTGCAATAAAAAAACACGGTTCCACTCACCAGATGATAATCATTTGAAACTTAATTTGTTTAAAGTTCATCTTGAAAAGGGCGAATCTAACAAATTAGCAACATCTTTATCGATAACAGCTGCTGCAGGCGCTACACACTTTTTACTAGCTTACAATAAAAGCTGGCTAGCTAGACTGTCGGAAAACTACTTGCTCGCTATTTTGGCCTTCGAGAAGGCCCTTGTAAATTGAATGGCACATGCCTTTTATAAAgctcaggggtgtcaaacaaaCTCTCACAGGGGCTGCATTCGGTCTTCAACAATGTCCTGAGGGCCACATTGACAATTTGTTATTTCCTCACTGTCAAGATGTGATGAAAAACATTCCATCTAgactgtctagctttcatttcGGGGATAATTAGCAAACTGGACACAGTAAAGAAACTGTATGAATGTatgtaaaaacatatatattttcaGTGTTAACCCTTTCCAACACTAATCGAAGAGATTTAATCAGAATATCATTTAAAAGTAAAATTAGAATACAATTGAAATCGTATTGAAGATGAAATATAAATTCAAACGACGTTCATAATTAAAAACTATTATTTTATAAGTCCTTAGGCCTTCTCTGAAGACGTAGAAGGCCCTCACGGTTCTCCCCTGGCCTAAATTTTTTAAAATGGTTTCAGACAGCTTGGTTAAAGTGATAATGAAAAGATCATTCTAAATGTTAAATTCCGTAAGTGTTTGACATTCACAGGAGAGGGTAAAGCAAAAAGCAGACAGGAGGAAACGATGAGGGGAGGATTAGGGACAAAGTGCAACTTCGCTCCCCTAATTCTTTGCCTTACAGACAAGTGGAAAAGCTATTCAAATGGAAAGTAGACATTATTCAAGCACACTTTGATCAGTCATGCACTGCGCTGTGTCAGTTTACTGGCTCTGATGCACACATACGCATGGTCACAAATGCACACGCAACCACATTTCATTCCCACAGAGGTGTCGGGTCATTTGAGGATTATTCAAATGACCCTACACATTCGCATGCAAAGACGAGTCAGGAGGGGGCGTGTGCATGTTGCACCTTGGCCTCCACCGGACAGACAGAAAACCAGAGAGAGTGACAAATAAAATAGTATTTgttcacatgcttcgtaaacaacaggtgtagactaacagtgtgcatgcgagtgtgtgtgtgcgggtgtgcaAGACTGTGTGTGAGTGCGCCTGTGTGTCTCAGACTGAGAAAATAACACCATCAGTGAGAAGAGTCGTAGCCTAGG belongs to Oncorhynchus gorbuscha isolate QuinsamMale2020 ecotype Even-year linkage group LG22, OgorEven_v1.0, whole genome shotgun sequence and includes:
- the LOC124009413 gene encoding transmembrane inner ear expressed protein-like; amino-acid sequence: MCDSFSSISAIHSLLPTDPPKKPDPVTSETVVFWGLRLWQVIGIFSMFILAVIITLCCIFKCRIPRTKKEIEARHAQRVAAKDYANTLETVPPLNELTEIPGALLVTASLPTVSEQVQTRSASSSQLDSSKPNL